The Anomalospiza imberbis isolate Cuckoo-Finch-1a 21T00152 chromosome 27, ASM3175350v1, whole genome shotgun sequence genome segment TTTAGGGGGGTTAATCCAAGTTTGGGGGGCTCAGGCCAATTTTGGGGGATTAATCCAggtttgggggggctcaggCCAATTTTGGGGGATTAATCTAggtttgggggggctcaggCCGGGTTTAGGGGGATTAATCCAggtttgggggggctcaggCCAATTTTGGGGGATTAATCCAAGTTTGGGGGGCTCAGGCCAATTTTGGGGGATTAATCCAAGTTTGGGGGGGGCTCAGGCCAATTTTGGGGGATTAATCCAAGTTTGGGGGGGCTCAGGCCAATTTTGGGGGATTAATCCAAGTTTGGGGGGGCTCAGGCCAATTTTGGGGGATTAATCCAAGTTTGGGGGTGCTCAGGCCAATTTTGGGGGATTAatctgggtttgggggtgctcaGGCCAATTTTGGGGGATTAATCCAggtttgggggggctcaggCCAATTTTGGGGGATTAATCCAAGTTTGGGGGTGCTCAGGCCAATTTTGGGGGATTAatctgggtttgggggtgctcaGGCCAATTTTGGGGGATTAATCCAggtttgggggggctcaggCCAATTTTGGGGGGTTAATCCAAGTTTGGGGGGCTCAGGCCAATTTTGGGGGATTAATGCAAGTTTGGGGGGGCTCAGGCCAATTTTGGGGGATTAATCCAAGTTTGGGGGGGCTCAGGCCAATTTTGGGGGATTAAtccaattttggggggattaatccaggtttgggggggctcaggccaattttgggggattaatccgggtttgggggggctcagcctggcttTGGGGAGGGTCAATCcgggtttggggtgcagagcccaggtttgggggggctcagccccgtTTTGGGGGATTAATCcgggttttgggggttcagcCCAGGTTCAGGGGGTTTAATCCTGGCTTTGGGGGGTTTAATCCTGCCACGGGAGGGGCTGCAcctcctgctgggctgggaggggacaaatttggggtttttccccccaaaatcggCGCTGGGGGGGTCCTGCCCCCCACACTGAGCAGGAGGGGtttcatttctcattttcccACAGGGAAGGGCTgattccccctccccaccccaaaattctCCTTCACCCCCCCCCAACCCTTTAGAGCCTCCCCAGCCCCAATCCCCCCCCTCAAATTTAACAATTTAATAATAAATCAAGACAAAACCCCCTGAATTTCTCTCTctaaattttctaattttttttttttttttggattcacgacaagaaaaaaaaaattaattaatttcaatcaagagaaacaaaataaaaagagcaaaacGGGATGGAAATTttggggcggggagggggcaaAATGCTGCATTAAATTGTGttttatataataaaattatctatctatctatctatctatatatatatatatatatatacacagcaAGAGCTGAAATGTCCCCAGGGACGGGGGGGACACCGAGCTcggcccggggaccccaaaGGATGCTCGAGGTGGGGCCActttattataaatattaattttattttcttttttttccctttttttggtttttttttttgttttgttttttttttcctgcgtCTTTCTATATAATCTATTAAAGAGATTCTTTATCTTCAAGCACTCGCAAAGGTTGCAGCggtttttatgtgttttttccagttttttgggtttgttttttttttttttttagtgaggATTTTTctcgggggtgggggggggaggaaaaggagcgaggaaaggaagagagagagagaaaaaaataaatataaataaatatattaaaaaaaataaagcacagaaaaGACATTCCATAGATTGTAACTTTGATAGTTCTTTATAAAGTGGGGggagatgaggaaaaaaaaaaacaacaaaaactatGACAAAAAAcgacaaaaaaaattaaaataataaaaattgcaCTTTGGGGGGGgggctttaaaataaaaaaaaaattaaaaaaaagagagaaataaactatatattaaaaatacaccCGGAGCCCGCTGGATTTCTTGGGGGAGGAAAGGATGGAGGGACACCGGCTcttttttggggtgtccccctaatttttttggggggggttttaatgattttgggtttgtttttttttttgctggttttggggttggggagccccgggcggGGGGaacagggcaggggctggcggttccctggggttttgggggggattttggggggatttcctCTATTTTTGGGACCTCCAGAACTGCATAGGGGATTTTTAGGGGGGGGGCTCCCCctgttttgggggtttccaGGGTTGTGgggggatatttttggggttttcccctaTTTCGGGGGGGTCCAGGACTGCAGaggggatttttaggggattcTCCgcccattttggggtgcccagcgCTGCTgcggggagggggtggggtgggggctCCGTCTCAACCTGTggccgtgcctcagtttccccaaaTGGAACAAAGCCCCCCCCCACTACAGAATAAGAGCAAAGGGGGGGGGGTCCCACCCCCCCAGTCTGCCCAGTGCCCCCCTCCCCAGTACCCCCGGCCCCATTAAGCCGCTTGGGGtgggggctgaggggggctTAGGGGACCCTAATCGCGTTTGGGGACAGATGGCCGCGGTTTAAGGAGCCTCCGGGGACacatttggggtgtccccccccccaccccccactccccaaacccccctaaACCGGGGTGGCCACCTCAAACCGGGACAAGGCGCTGCACCGGtgacccccccaccccccaaaaacgccccaaaaatgccccaaaaatgccccaaaccGCGCTGTGCCCGTGGGGGCAGGAGCCAGCCCGGCCCGCACCCCCCGGGGCAGCCCCCCCAAAGGGCACGGCCGAGGGGGGGGATTAATTTGTGTCATAATCTGCCTTGTTCGGGGCTTTGGGGGTTTATCCCGGGATTTATGGCCGAGTCGTCTTTCTTAGCGAGACGCCCTAATGCCACTTAACACCTGGGAGCCGCGATTTTCATTAGAGGCGTCAGGGACAATTAGTAAGGGAATAATTAGGGCAGGAGCAGCCGCTGCAGGGTTTAAGCCCCATATGTGCCTGAGTGTGCGAGGCGGGggattggggggattgggggaaccCCGGTTTGGGGTGTCCAgggggggtttgtttggggtgggggggggggggggaatcaGTCCAAGTTTGggccgtgcctcagtttcccccaaTGGGAAAGTCCCGTTTGGGGGTGAAGGCGAAGGGTGGGGGTCCTCAGTGTCCATCGGGTGCCATCGTGGGGTGACAGCACGGGGGAGGATGGGGGGTGAAGGCGAAGGGTGGGGGTCCTCAGTGTCCATCGGGTGCCATCGTGGGGTGACAGCACGGGGGAGGATGGGGGGGGTGGGGACGGGACACGGGATGGGGACCCCAGGAATGAACCCCGTGCTGGTGACAGCGGTGACAGGGGACACGCCCAGGGGTGACccctgggggaaggaggggacaCCCGGAGCGGGTGCCACACCCGGAGCTGTCCCCACGGTGCCGGGGGGGGTCACAGGAAGGGGGCCCGGGGCAGGAGGGGCGCGGAGCCGCGGGGCAGCGGgagccgcccccagccccagcgcggCCGCTCGGGCAGGGGGCACGGCGGGGGGACCCTGGGCAGCGCCagggggggcccgggggggcccggggggcagcaggggcagcagcagccgaGGCCGTACAGGGCGTAGGGGTGGAAGTAGCCCACGTTCACCCTGCGAGGGGAAACAGAGCAGGGGATCAGCGCCGGGATCCAGAGCCCCTCCTCGCtgacccccagagccccccgagccccccaggCCCCCAGAGCCACCCTGGCACCCCAGAGCTTCCCAAGCCTCCCGGGCCCCCCAGAGGCCCTcagccccctgagcccccagagACCCTCagtcccccagagcccccagagcccccagagcccctcagccccctgagcccccagagACCCTCagtcccccagagcccccagagccccctgagcccccagagcatcccagccccccagagccccctgagcccccagagACCCTCAgcccccagagaccccagagccccccagtcCCCAGAGCACCCgggccccagagcccccagagcccccagagcccccagagccacccTGGGCCCCCAGAGACCCTCAGCCCCCCAGAGCACCCCAggccccccagagcccccaggcccCCTGACCTGCGGACGCGGCGCCGGGCCCGCCGCCGGTGGTAGTCGCCCTTGGCGAAGTCCTCCAGGTTGGCGGGGTGGATGGCCCAGAAGTGGCCTTTGCCGTTGTCGCTGCGCCCGGCCTTGACGAAGCACTCGTTAAGGGACAGGTTGTGGCGGACGCTGTTGCGCCAGCTCTTCTCCTGTGGCCAGAAGGGTCAGTCAGGCCCACAGGGGTCACTCAGGCCCACAGGGGTCACTCAGATCAGGAGGGGTCACTCAGATCTGGAGGGGTCACTCAGATCCGGAGGGGTCACTCAGGCCCACAGGGGTCACTCAGATCCGGAGGGGTCACTCAGATCCGGAGGGGTCACTCAGGccgagccccccagccccaccgtgcCCACCCCACTCCCTGCAGAAACCGGCCCGGGATCTGGCCACGGGCACCGGCGTTCTCCCTGGGGATTGGGGTCAGCCAACACCAGCAGGCTCCGAAATGAGCCCGGAGACACCGAGCCCGGCAGCCCCGAGCGCTGGACAGCACCGATGGATCTCCCCATGGACCGGGCTCAGCGGAGCCGGGTCAGCCCCCCAGCCCAATCCCCACCCCACAGCAGCACCgctcaccccaaaccctggaaattggggaaattccCAGAAAACTCTCCTGCCCCAACGCCACAACCCGTCCCTCACACACCCCACGGCAGCACCgctcaccccaaaccctggaaattggggaaattccCAGGAAACTCTCCCGCCCCAACGCCACAACCCGTCCCTCACACACCCCACAGCACCgctcaccccaaaccctggaaattggggaaattccCAGGAAACTCTCCCGCCCCAACGCCACAACCCGTCCCTCACCTTGTTCTTGAAGTAGGGGTAGTTGTCCATGATCCACTGGTAGATGTcggacagcagcagcttcttctcGGGGGACGAGAGGATGGCGGTGGAGATGAGGGCGATGTAGGACTGTGCCGGTTTGTCCCCGGGCTCCGGCAGGGCCCGGGGGGTGCCCGGGGGGCTCCGGCCGGGATGCTccgggctgggggcagccctgtCCCCCCGGCCCCCCAGCAGGTACTCGATGGTGAAGGAGGCTCCGGGCGGGCGCCGTGCTGTGTCCCCACTCGTGTCCCCACTCGTGTCCCCCATGGTGCAGGTGCTGCCGGCAAGTGCCTGCGCTCATGGCCCGGTAATTAGTGCAGATTACAGGGTTTGCTAATTGTGTTTTCACAAACGCGCTGCCCCCAAAGCGGGCTGTTTATCTGGCAAAGCCTCGGCTTTAACGGGATTTGGGCCCTTAAGCCTCATAAATAAAATGATTAATCCGCTGGAGGTGGAGGAATTCGAAGTGGCACCGAGGAGGTGCCCCtggggacggggctggggggtgcCCGGGGATCTGGCTGCCCCCCAAAACCGAGGGAGAAGCTGGAGGGGGTTGGGGTTGCCCCAGAACCCTCCAGGCTCCGTTTGGGGTGATCCTGGAGACCCTGGGAGATCTTGGGAAATCCTGGGATTGCCCCAGGATCCTCCTGCTGTGCATGAAAAGCCCCTGGTCTCATTTTGGGGTGAGCTGGGAGTGATCCTGGGAACCCTGTGGAGATCTCAGGAGCCTGGGGGAGATCCTGGGGGACCCCAGCCAGTTCCTGGGGATCCTGGTCAGATCTTGAGGGgctcagggagatcctggggaaGCTCCTGGTGACCCCAGGAAGGTTGGGGAGGCCCTCTGGGAagattttccctggaaagattCTGGGCATGTTGAGTGAGATCCTTGGGACACCCCGGGAGAAGATCCTGGAGACCCCCAGTGAGATCCTGGGAAATCCTGAAGAGATCCTGGAGGCCCTGGGGTGAGAAATCCCAACAAGCCAACACAGAATTAAATGtaaatctttcattttatttaacaaaCACTATAATTTGAAGAATGTGtactgagagaaagaaaaataattttcttttttttttgtttttttttttctcttctctttacaaaacaaagaagaaaaaaaacaggatataagaaaaaaacaaaaaaaaaaccaacatatGTACAGGAAGAGCTGGCCAACTCCAACAGAAAGCACTAAAACAAGCATGGTGTTTCCAAACAGTTGCTTGGCCtggaaaatttaaaagcaattaaattagaaaaaaaaatattaggaaaacaACTGGACTCTAAAGCTACTGTGCAGCCAGGGCCGCGAGCACAGAACTTTGTACAGTAAAACTAATTTGGGAGCTCTACCCGGGTTTTTGTCAGTTGTTTTcatcccccttttcccacccccACCCCCGTTTCAACCTGAAAACATATTGCTTACAGccaggaaagagaaggaaaagcaaagcctgGGGCCAACGAGTGCGGGTGTCCCTgtgggagagggagcaggagctgctccggGTCCCCCCTGCCAGACCTGGGGGAAACAGGGGGGGTCTCATCCCCACCCCCTTCCAAATTCCAGGCCTGCAGACAAAacccagccaggcaggaaggGGAGAATCCCCCTCCCACAGGGGCTCAGGGACCCCCACCCCATTTGGGAGATGGGGGTTTGGGAGAGGAGCCCCCAAGCTGGCAGGGGACCCCTCCTCACTGTGGAGAGGAGTCTTTGCTTTTGGGCAAGTGGCCAACGAGGATTTagggcagctctggctggacCTCGGGGGCTTTTCCCTCCAGGTGGGATTGGCCACGTGTGGAATTTTCTGCAGTGAGGGGGAAGTGCTGGGAAAGGCACCAACACCCCCCTCTCTGAGCCCCCTGGCTGCTGGGGTGAGGGatggagggtttggggtgcccagagcaggggctgaAGGAAGGATGGAGGGTTTGGGGTACCCTGAGGGGAAGGATAAAGGGGGGATGGAGGGTTTGGGGTACCCTGAGGGCAGGGATAAAGGGGGGATGGAGGGTTTGGGGTACCCTGAGGGCAGGGATAAAGGGGGGATGGAGGGTTTGGGGTACCCTGAGGGCAGGGATAAAGGGGGGATGGAGGGTTTGGGGTACCCTGAGGGCAGGGATAAAGGGGGGATGGAGGGTTTGGGGTACCCTGAGGGGAAGGATAAAGGGGGGATGGAGGGTTGGGGTACCCTGAGGGGAAGGATAAAGGGGAGATGGAGGGTTGGGGTACCCTGAGGGGAAGGATAAAGGGGAGATGGAGGGTTTGGGGTACCCTGAGGGGAAGGATAAAGGGGGGATGGAGGGTTTGGGGTACCCTGAGGGGAAGGATAAAGGGGGGATGGAGGGTTTGGGGTACCCTGAGGGGAAGGATAAAGGGGGGAtggagggtttggggtctggCGGTGCCCAGCAACACCAAGACCCTCGGGGGTCTCAGGCCAGCACCGGGCACAGGGACATCCCCCCtgctcctcacccagcccgggagcagggccagctccCTCCCGGGGTTGTCCTGAGCTGCAGGGGGAAAAGCCAGCGAGGTCCAGAGCAAACCAGAGCCGGGAGGAGCCAGTGGGAACAGCAGAGCTGACGGCAGAGGCCGGGACAGAAACTCTCCAAGACAAAGTCAAAAAGGTGACGCTTCGCAAACTCAAAAGCAACAACGTTTTGCCACCAAACAGCACAGGAGGAGCTTTGGCTCTGGGGCCAAAGGCTGGGACAGAGAAGTGGAGGGGccggagcggcggcagcgcccgggCCCCGCCCTCGCACCCGCCCGGGACGGGCTCGGGACTCAAAGAAACCTGAATTGGAGTTACCGAGGTAGTTGGCTAAAAACTGAGATTCCCCCACCCGGCATTTTCTGGAAGGACCcccttgccctgctcctgcttcatggtgccaggtgtgcccaggtgtggggCTGGCCTGCAGGTCACAGCACTGTCCCCAGGCCTGGGGGTGTCCTGCAGGTCACTGGGGGTGTCCTGCAGgtcactgtccccatccccaggccTGGGGGTGTCCTGCAGGTCACTGGGGGTGTCTTGCAGGTCACTGGGGGTGTCCTGCAGGTCACTGGGGGTGTCCTGCAGgtcactgtccccatccccaggccTGGGGGTGTCCTGCAGGTCACTGGGGGTGTCTTGCAGGTCACTGGGGGTGTCCTGCAGgtcactgtccccatccccaggccTGGGGGTGTCCTGCAGGTCACTGGAGGTGTCCTGCAGGTCACGGCCACCGCCTCCAGAACCAACCTCAACGAAAAGGGAATGCGCAGCCCTTGTCAGTCTTCAAAAACACCAAAGTTATTGCACTTCAAAAATACAACAGATCTGTGGTTCGAGccccccccctccctcccaccccccacccccccatgGCTTCTGCTCAACTAGAACGAGTCACTACTGCACAAATCTCTACACTTCCCTTGGGATTAGGTTAAAATTCCAAACGTGTCTCTTTACATGaggtgcagagctgctggagctccgAGCTAGAACAGTGCCACTTCCAACCGGACATCTCACCCCTGGCACCCCATGCCCCCACTCCCACCCCTACAAACCCCCCCTCTATCCTCTCTGGGTTATACAaccccctcccagagccctccccgctccccccctcccgccccgccccggaCTCACACGTCCAGCAAAACCTTTAGATTAATTAAGGAATGGTTAATTAACAAGAGGATCAAACTGCACACGGCTTTGGAGATGCAGGGGTGGGTGTCCTGGAGGTGTGCAGGGGAGCTCCCCCGATCCCGGGATCCAGGTGAGGGAGGATCCTGCCTGGCTTAAGACACTTTCTTTACTTCAGGCTCCAGTTCAGGGTCAGGCTCTGAGTGGGGTCGTTTTCCAACCAAGAAGCAGCtcaatggttttttttttttttttgttttgtttgtgtcgtttttttgtttttttttcttttttctctcattttaatGAGTAATTTGGAATAGGAAAGTCACAGGAgatgagggagggagggagatgAGGTGGGAGAGGACGTTCTCCCCCTCCTCCAGTTTAATAAGCACCAGAGTATTCAAGTCTGTCCGTTGGGAATTCTGAGCCATGGCTGCAGTCAGCAGGCAGAGACTAAACCTTTCTCGTAAGAGCAGCGTCGTTTGGGCTGGGGTccctcatcatcatcatcctcctcctcatcctcctcctcgtcctcctccgAGGATGAGCTGTCCAGTGTTAAATCCACAACATCCGCCGGGGCTTTGCCGTTCTCACCGGTGCCGTTGGGAGTGGCCAGGAGCCCGTTCACATCCGAGGAACCTGGCATGGGGAGGAGGAGCTGAAACCAGGCCTGTCCAGCTCAGGGAAGGATCCAACACTCCTGGCTGGTCAGCCTGGACAAGGGAAGGCCCCGGGGAGGCTCCAGAGCCACTTCCAGAGTCTAAAGGgtctccaggagagctggaaagggacttaggacaagggatggagagacaggacacagggaatggctttcaCAGCCAGAGGGAATACTggggagaaattcttccttgtgagggtgcccagagcagctgtggctgcccctggattcctggaagtgtccaaggccaggctggacagggcttggagcaacctgggctagtggaaggtgtccctgcccacagcagggggtgggactggatgatcctgcaggtcccttccaacacaaaccattctggaattctgtgatttcacCCAGGGGGTTCCagccttttttccccagggacACTCACCTAGAACCAGGATTGGACACTGAGGGCTGCAGCTCCGCTCCTTCTCGGCTCGGATGGGGCACCAGGAGCCATCCACCAGGTACTCGATCTCATCTGCATCTTCACATTCTGTCAGGATCTTGGACAGGAGcctgcagaggggacaggaggagctgtcacagcccTGGCAATCAGCAGGGTGTGTGCAGTGACCCTGGATCCAAAAGCAATCTGGTGCTGGCTCCTGAGCTCTGAGCCCTTGGAGTCACGGACTTTATTCCCCATAAAACCAGTGCAGGTTCTGACGGTGCAAatccatcccagcccttcctgtCCATGCACCCAAATCATCAACTACCAGCTTAATTAGCTGCAATTAAAGAGAGTTTTGCCTCTTCACCCAGTTTCCCAGGCACAGCTTCcaggcaggcagctgctgccccatcccatgggACATTCCCAGGGACATTCCCAGCAAGGCTTTAGCAAAAGGTGAGGTATCCTTTGGCATTAGGAACTCAGCAATCCAACAAGCAGCACTTCCCTTCCTTCCTAGTTTTATTTCCCAAATCTCCACAATAACCACCAGAACAACATTCCTGCATCAGGAACACCATGAAAATACACCTGGAATGACGCCCTGATCCAGAGAAACTGGGGACTTGCTTTATTCCCTGTGTCCCACCATTTGCCTGGGATGTTTATTTGGAAAtgctgctctgccaggcctCACTTCCTCCTGGACTTTCCTTCAGGAGGAAGGAGAACTCCTAGTGGAAAGACTTCCAAGGTCAGGAAAACTTTGTGGCACCCCACTGGGAGAGTCTCAGCTTTCCCCAGCTCCTGTAGGAATTGTTCCCACAGCCAATCCCATCAGCAGCACAGCAACCACCAAGCTGCAGCTCCCAAAAAGCTGACAAGGCCCTGAGGATCCCAGACCTGACCAAccacctccctccctgctcGGGAGCCTCCAGCTCGTTCTTGACTCCCAGCACCCAGCTGAGTGCCAGCTTCCCTCTCTCACTCCCAGGGAATCTGGGAAGGACTTCACCCAACAGAACTGGCATCAAacccagtcctgagcagggaCAAAAGTCTGTTGAGCCTTCCCCAGGgacatcctgctgctcctcgtGCAGGACACGGGCATGGCTGACCCGTGGGGGTTCCACAGTCCCACCTCTCGCAGCTTCCCCTTCATCTCCCCCTGACAGAGATCTCCAAGGAACTGGATTTTCCTGTCAGGGTTGGCCAGGGGACAAAGCAAACAGGTTAtctgtgctgaggctgctccaggctgctggaaagccacagctcctggaTCTGCCCAGGGCCCACGAAGGCAGCGACGCTCCAGGAAGCCTCGGTGAGGCTGGGAACAGACTGGTCTGCTCacttccctgtgccaggggagctGGAGCCACCCCAAACATCGCTCCAAACTCTCCCTGCTCTTGAGGGAACCTGCAGTGGAGGGCAATCACACAGCCATGAGGGTGGAGATCATTTCCCAGCAGGCAGGAACCACGTGTGTTGTTCCACCAGTCCTTGGCCAGCACCACGAGGATGTCGGTGGTCCCAGTCCACAGAAGGCTCCCAGCATTTGGGGGCACAAAGCTGCTTCCAAACTCACCCCAAAAATGCTGCACCACAAGCCTGTTCCctcccagcacattcccactTGCTTTAACACACCAAAACACCGAAACCAAAATATTATGCACCAACAGAATAAACTTTCAACAGTTTCAAAGTGAACTTCAACCAAGAGCTGGGTGCTGCACCcagtggggaaggggaaagggcagagagGTGC includes the following:
- the LOC137463014 gene encoding forkhead box protein L2-like; protein product: MGDTSGDTSGDTARRPPGASFTIEYLLGGRGDRAAPSPEHPGRSPPGTPRALPEPGDKPAQSYIALISTAILSSPEKKLLLSDIYQWIMDNYPYFKNKEKSWRNSVRHNLSLNECFVKAGRSDNGKGHFWAIHPANLEDFAKGDYHRRRARRRVRRVNVGYFHPYALYGLGCCCPCCPPGPPGPPLALPRVPPPCPLPERPRWGWGRLPLPRGSAPLLPRAPFL